A stretch of Funiculus sociatus GB2-C1 DNA encodes these proteins:
- a CDS encoding tyrosine-type recombinase/integrase — protein sequence MKIDRHGQAKILSVAEIQLLFNSGFQTERDRALFGICLYTGCRIREACTLKTGDVYDRKAIVRPDLIIRKGNTKGKLATRCIPVIEELRSLLVDYYPTPRTWFLFPGRHGHGHLNPDSAARILRDACLHLGIEGASTHSFRRTALTQMSDAGIPLRVIQEVSGHRNLEELQKYLEVRPEQVRGAVSALSMLSYAGKRRYDDVETDRVLRRSPVEKCIYSDLKENPPSTPIEGSGFTGKDS from the coding sequence ATGAAAATAGATCGGCACGGTCAAGCCAAGATTTTATCTGTAGCAGAAATCCAGTTGCTGTTCAATTCCGGTTTCCAAACCGAACGCGATCGCGCTTTATTCGGGATCTGCCTTTACACCGGCTGTCGCATCCGGGAAGCCTGTACCTTGAAAACAGGTGATGTCTACGATCGTAAAGCAATCGTCCGACCCGATTTAATTATTCGCAAAGGAAACACCAAAGGCAAGCTAGCAACTCGCTGCATCCCAGTCATCGAAGAATTGCGGTCACTATTAGTTGACTACTACCCCACACCCCGAACCTGGTTCTTATTCCCCGGTCGCCACGGTCACGGACACCTCAACCCAGACTCCGCCGCCAGAATTTTAAGAGACGCTTGCCTGCACCTGGGAATAGAGGGAGCCAGCACTCACAGCTTCCGACGCACAGCCTTGACCCAGATGAGCGATGCGGGCATCCCGTTGCGAGTCATTCAAGAAGTGTCCGGGCACCGCAACTTAGAAGAATTGCAAAAATACTTGGAAGTGCGCCCAGAACAAGTCAGAGGAGCCGTATCAGCCTTATCAATGCTCTCCTACGCCGGGAAAAGACGGTATGACGATGTAGAAACGGATCGGGTACTAAGGCGATCGCCAGTTGAGAAATGTATATATTCCGACTTGAAGGAAAATCCTCCCTCAACTCCAATAGAGGGTTCTGGTTTTACTGGAAAGGATTCCTGA
- a CDS encoding helix-turn-helix domain-containing protein, producing MPVSNGLEIAALVRETRYHLGLTQLQFAQKLGVSFQSVNRWKNGRTRPLAIVLKQIEAQLREMGDWGRDLLGQYFPKSVPLEQELR from the coding sequence ATGCCCGTGTCTAATGGGCTAGAAATCGCTGCACTGGTGCGTGAAACTAGATATCATTTAGGGCTGACTCAATTGCAGTTTGCACAAAAGCTGGGGGTTTCATTCCAATCGGTGAACCGTTGGAAAAATGGGCGCACTCGACCTTTAGCGATAGTTCTCAAGCAGATTGAGGCGCAACTGCGGGAGATGGGAGATTGGGGAAGGGACTTGTTGGGTCAGTATTTCCCAAAGTCAGTGCCTCTTGAGCAGGAATTGAGGTGA
- a CDS encoding restriction endonuclease subunit S — MEAEYLLAVPSRTKGREASTGVIPGRFALSVGHPALPTPPGWKWTKLSDVARLESGHTPSRRHPEYWDGEVPWIGIKDAVDNHGRTINDTYQHVTELGLANSSARLLPKNTVCLSRTASIGYVTVMGRPMATSQDFVNWVCSDGIEPQFLKAILIAEHESLWRFASGTTHQTIYYPEVKAFHVCLPPIQEQRAIARILSSLDDKIELNQQMNRTLEAIARAIFKSWFVDFDPVRAKMDGSQPVGMDAATADLFPDEFEESHLGKIPKGWKVGTIETECRLTMGQSPKSEFYNVTGDGLPFHQGVTNFGTRFPTHKTFCSVSERTANTGDILFSVRAPVGRINVADKKIIIGRGLSAIRHNQNYQSFLLYHLFHTFKEEDSIGTGTIYASVTRKEMQEIKLIIPLAAIVNFFDNQVKVIDKKIANNEKEARTLSRTRDILIPKLLSGKIQLKDAEKLAEMAAYGK, encoded by the coding sequence ATGGAGGCTGAATATCTGTTGGCGGTTCCGAGCAGAACGAAGGGACGTGAGGCAAGCACAGGTGTCATCCCTGGTCGGTTCGCTCTTTCGGTTGGGCATCCTGCTTTGCCAACACCGCCAGGATGGAAATGGACTAAGCTTAGCGATGTTGCCCGACTAGAGAGTGGACACACGCCAAGTCGCAGGCATCCAGAATACTGGGACGGAGAGGTTCCGTGGATTGGCATCAAGGATGCCGTAGACAACCACGGGCGAACAATCAACGACACATATCAGCACGTTACCGAACTTGGATTAGCAAACTCATCCGCTCGCCTTTTGCCGAAGAACACGGTTTGTCTGTCTCGCACAGCCTCTATTGGATACGTCACGGTCATGGGAAGACCAATGGCTACAAGCCAAGATTTCGTGAACTGGGTTTGTAGTGATGGGATTGAGCCTCAATTCCTGAAGGCTATTCTAATAGCTGAACACGAGAGCCTTTGGAGGTTCGCAAGTGGAACAACACACCAAACCATTTACTATCCCGAAGTGAAGGCATTTCACGTTTGCCTTCCACCTATCCAGGAACAGCGTGCCATCGCACGTATCCTCTCCTCACTAGACGACAAAATCGAGCTGAACCAGCAGATGAACCGGACGCTGGAAGCGATCGCACGGGCAATCTTCAAATCCTGGTTTGTGGATTTTGACCCCGTTCGCGCAAAGATGGACGGCAGCCAGCCAGTAGGGATGGACGCTGCAACGGCTGATCTTTTCCCTGATGAGTTTGAGGAGTCACATCTGGGGAAGATTCCGAAAGGGTGGAAAGTAGGGACGATAGAAACAGAATGTCGTTTAACAATGGGACAGTCGCCCAAGTCTGAATTTTATAACGTAACCGGGGATGGACTGCCATTTCACCAGGGTGTAACAAACTTTGGAACTCGTTTTCCGACTCATAAAACGTTCTGTAGTGTGTCTGAGCGAACAGCTAATACAGGAGATATTCTGTTTAGCGTTCGCGCCCCAGTGGGACGAATTAATGTAGCTGATAAAAAAATCATAATAGGTCGTGGTCTTTCAGCTATCAGACATAACCAAAATTACCAATCCTTCCTGTTGTATCACTTGTTCCACACCTTTAAAGAGGAAGACTCCATAGGAACTGGCACGATATACGCATCTGTGACTAGAAAAGAAATGCAGGAAATTAAGTTAATTATTCCTCTTGCTGCAATTGTTAATTTTTTTGATAATCAAGTTAAAGTGATAGATAAAAAAATAGCGAATAACGAAAAAGAAGCCCGCACTCTCTCCAGAACTCGCGATATACTAATACCAAAGTTGCTATCTGGTAAAATTCAATTAAAGGATGCTGAGAAGTTAGCGGAGATGGCAGCATATGGAAAGTAA
- a CDS encoding tetratricopeptide repeat protein: MEIASNESTYSLNEADQAELSKLVSVIELSSGTTTIFAVAPESGPQHPVVEQLKSLLLDSDEDFQFQNFFYSDNSLHSFLYSLDEVDQQTSQAELKVVMAFGLDQLPTPRMVREMKQLNLGRESLFGRELVLIFWLSQVEFLEEFRNRAPDFWDWRGKVVTFKAHPVINPLFYPYLEWLIAENSYLKISSVMQVQRQVDIFLDQIYVSLQAVRRQQIKDISEQGQGELEIATSRQGEPRHRRKISNSNPYDLYEPCDYKPIVLNPVPVSTSTITVTQKVDLSEAVRENHYSVILGAPGAGKTTLLRYLARHFAVAKRDGRGTVLGNEVQEELGKPLLPIFFRIADYAERLKEQPDLNLLDYLGQFYRHWEAHFKDEAEAEARTELAALLLEQMRQGQCLILLDGLDEVFDQESRRQIVERINQFVENYSANKFVVCSRIAGYRDVKLTERFVEFTIEDMGTQQVEKFLYRWCRSIERAQQPDASEEQWQTEGDAQAQEILEKIKANEGVKRLTANPLLLTILALIHRNGADLPNRRVELYALAVKTLTETWQLGKKLPDAPRVVLKENDVVELLAPLAYWMHEEKPSGLVTQAEVEEQLAAQLAELNDVDPDSISVRQAVEQFLRKVRETTGLFVERAPGVYSFMHLTFEEYFTALHIANTDDISETLNLIRSHLHEPRWDEPILLALGYLSKFFSKRVNKLIEQIFNSLDDYNPAIECGDIKIKNGSSQDVVLSFPIISENSIVKYKQSASVLKNLMFAGQILSQVDVNSRVRLRLLDKLVLTYLGLPELCGTDTEDNITNQILRLLRQIEAFTQNGEVMDCLKRLGNNLLLPEWKRMKVQLALLHIGCGETGTALISYITDVVEQLNPFMFGFVIVTCQNLGEELSRALEKTRQNATTEQTAQQHLSFISALSYIREDHYAQAISLLEELIQQYSDNFKPFMLWALAVCYWEKNECAQALNYYQQAFKHLQLTPEQNVLCCFWQWCSACYLSHRKYKQSLECCKRALTIAQILKWSNGEAYLLDYMVTIYRACKNYEQAVEYCQKKHDFHQQLGQEQDAANQWYRMAECYREFGKYEQAVEFQQHCLAQRQKLEDKLDVALAYYQLSSIYREWGKYEQALGCMEQCLTIRQKLDDQTNLASVYYQLGCIYKDWGKYEQAITYYQQSRELYEQLGQEKNVAIQWYNLADCYREWGQYEQALECMKQCLTICQKLDDQTKIASAYYQLGCIYEDWGKYEQAITYYQQSRELYEQLGQEKNVAIQWYNLADCYREWGQYEQALECMKQCLTICQKLDDQTKIASAYYQLGCIYKDWEKYEQAITYYQQSRDLYEQLYKDENVARCCRQLGNSQRLLAKNTLARSETLDLLAQAEQNIRQAIQLDTAGDYKENLAYDYMTLGLLWSERLRLLLGDHQFLQELITQFEEYYNTGLRYFTELGQTVNQADKTLDMARAYLEVNVLEGLDRAEELAHKSLQVFQDYNRRKLEAATHKLLGEIYLSHGQRNQPSAETTAYQFFAESLKIYRELDLNEKAIEVDQLMYPENYS; the protein is encoded by the coding sequence ATGGAAATTGCTTCTAACGAATCCACTTATTCTCTAAACGAAGCTGACCAGGCAGAGTTAAGTAAGCTAGTTAGTGTTATAGAATTGTCTAGTGGCACAACCACTATTTTCGCTGTTGCACCAGAGAGTGGACCCCAGCATCCGGTTGTGGAACAACTCAAGTCTCTTTTATTAGACAGCGATGAGGATTTTCAATTTCAGAACTTTTTCTATAGTGATAACTCGCTACATAGTTTTCTCTACAGTTTAGATGAAGTTGACCAGCAAACTTCTCAAGCCGAACTTAAGGTAGTCATGGCTTTTGGACTCGATCAGCTACCTACGCCGCGAATGGTGCGTGAGATGAAGCAGTTGAATCTGGGTAGAGAGTCACTGTTTGGTCGTGAATTGGTACTGATTTTTTGGCTTAGTCAGGTCGAATTTTTAGAGGAGTTTCGGAATCGTGCGCCAGATTTTTGGGATTGGCGAGGTAAGGTGGTGACGTTCAAGGCTCACCCAGTCATCAATCCCTTGTTTTATCCATATCTAGAGTGGCTGATTGCAGAAAATTCCTATCTCAAAATCAGCAGCGTAATGCAGGTGCAGCGGCAAGTAGATATTTTTCTGGATCAAATTTATGTTTCGTTGCAAGCAGTACGACGACAGCAGATTAAGGACATTTCAGAGCAAGGTCAGGGAGAACTTGAAATAGCTACATCTCGCCAAGGTGAACCAAGGCACAGGCGAAAAATTAGCAATTCTAACCCTTATGACTTGTATGAACCTTGCGATTACAAACCCATTGTACTAAACCCAGTACCCGTTTCTACTAGCACCATAACGGTGACGCAAAAGGTTGATTTATCTGAGGCGGTACGAGAGAACCATTACAGCGTGATTCTAGGCGCTCCAGGTGCAGGAAAGACGACGCTACTACGCTATCTAGCGCGGCATTTTGCTGTGGCTAAGCGTGATGGCAGGGGGACTGTTCTAGGTAACGAAGTGCAAGAGGAATTAGGAAAACCTCTCTTACCAATATTCTTTCGTATTGCAGACTATGCGGAGCGACTGAAGGAGCAACCCGACTTGAACCTTTTGGACTATCTAGGCCAATTCTACCGCCACTGGGAAGCTCACTTTAAGGATGAGGCGGAGGCAGAAGCAAGAACAGAGTTAGCCGCACTTCTATTAGAACAGATGCGTCAAGGGCAGTGCTTGATACTACTGGATGGGTTGGATGAGGTATTCGATCAAGAGAGCCGCAGGCAGATTGTAGAACGAATTAATCAGTTCGTGGAGAATTACTCTGCAAACAAGTTTGTTGTTTGCAGCCGGATTGCTGGATATCGGGATGTGAAACTCACTGAACGCTTTGTTGAGTTCACCATTGAAGATATGGGAACTCAACAGGTGGAGAAGTTTCTATATCGCTGGTGTCGGTCAATTGAACGAGCACAGCAGCCAGATGCTAGCGAGGAGCAATGGCAAACGGAAGGAGATGCCCAGGCACAAGAGATTTTAGAAAAGATCAAAGCCAACGAGGGTGTGAAGCGTCTGACAGCTAACCCCCTGCTCTTGACAATTCTGGCACTGATTCACCGCAATGGTGCGGATCTGCCGAATCGTCGTGTGGAACTTTACGCTTTGGCGGTGAAGACGTTGACCGAAACTTGGCAGCTCGGAAAGAAGTTGCCTGACGCGCCGAGAGTAGTGCTTAAAGAAAATGATGTGGTGGAGCTTTTGGCTCCGCTAGCTTACTGGATGCATGAGGAGAAGCCTTCGGGTTTGGTCACTCAGGCGGAAGTGGAAGAACAACTGGCAGCGCAATTGGCGGAACTGAACGATGTTGACCCGGATTCAATCTCGGTGCGACAGGCGGTGGAGCAATTTCTGCGGAAGGTGCGGGAAACAACAGGTCTATTTGTGGAACGAGCGCCCGGAGTCTATAGCTTTATGCACCTTACATTTGAGGAGTATTTTACTGCACTTCATATTGCTAATACCGACGATATCAGTGAGACACTAAACCTCATCCGTTCTCATCTGCATGAACCGCGTTGGGATGAACCAATTTTACTAGCTTTAGGCTACTTAAGTAAATTTTTTTCCAAACGGGTAAATAAGTTAATAGAGCAGATTTTCAATAGTCTTGATGACTATAATCCAGCAATTGAATGTGGCGATATCAAAATTAAAAATGGCTCATCACAGGATGTTGTATTGAGCTTCCCCATAATCAGTGAGAACTCAATAGTTAAATACAAACAGTCTGCCTCAGTCTTAAAAAATCTGATGTTTGCAGGCCAGATACTAAGTCAAGTTGATGTGAATTCCCGTGTCCGATTAAGGTTACTTGACAAGCTAGTACTTACATATCTAGGATTACCTGAACTCTGTGGCACTGACACCGAAGATAATATAACCAATCAAATACTGAGGTTGCTCCGCCAAATTGAAGCTTTTACTCAGAACGGTGAAGTAATGGATTGCCTAAAAAGACTAGGTAATAATCTATTGCTACCTGAATGGAAACGGATGAAAGTTCAGTTAGCTTTGTTACATATTGGTTGTGGTGAAACTGGCACGGCTCTAATCAGCTATATAACTGACGTGGTTGAGCAGTTAAATCCATTTATGTTTGGATTCGTCATTGTAACGTGTCAAAATCTGGGCGAAGAATTGAGTCGTGCTCTGGAAAAAACTAGACAAAACGCAACAACTGAGCAAACGGCTCAACAGCATCTTAGCTTTATAAGCGCGCTGTCCTACATTCGCGAAGACCACTACGCTCAAGCAATTTCTCTACTAGAAGAGCTTATCCAACAGTACAGCGATAATTTCAAACCTTTTATGCTTTGGGCATTAGCTGTATGTTATTGGGAGAAGAATGAGTGCGCTCAAGCACTAAATTATTACCAACAAGCTTTTAAGCACTTACAGTTAACCCCTGAGCAAAACGTTTTGTGTTGCTTTTGGCAATGGTGTAGTGCTTGTTATTTATCACATCGAAAATATAAGCAGTCATTAGAATGCTGCAAACGAGCATTGACTATAGCTCAAATACTTAAATGGTCTAATGGTGAAGCGTATCTTCTAGATTACATGGTAACAATCTATAGAGCTTGCAAAAATTATGAACAAGCAGTGGAATATTGCCAGAAGAAACACGATTTTCACCAGCAGCTCGGTCAAGAGCAGGATGCAGCGAATCAGTGGTACAGGATGGCTGAGTGCTATCGAGAATTCGGCAAATATGAGCAAGCAGTGGAGTTTCAGCAGCACTGTCTGGCACAACGTCAAAAGCTAGAAGACAAATTAGATGTAGCTTTGGCGTACTATCAATTAAGTAGCATCTATAGAGAATGGGGCAAATATGAGCAAGCATTGGGGTGTATGGAACAGTGCTTGACAATACGCCAGAAGCTTGATGACCAAACGAACCTAGCTAGTGTCTACTATCAGCTAGGTTGTATCTATAAAGATTGGGGGAAATATGAACAAGCGATTACCTACTACCAACAAAGCCGTGAGCTTTACGAGCAGTTAGGTCAAGAGAAGAATGTAGCTATTCAGTGGTACAACCTAGCTGATTGCTATCGAGAATGGGGCCAATATGAGCAAGCATTGGAGTGTATGAAACAGTGTTTGACAATATGCCAGAAGCTTGATGACCAAACGAAGATAGCTAGTGCCTACTATCAGCTAGGTTGTATCTATGAAGATTGGGGGAAATATGAACAAGCGATTACCTACTACCAACAAAGCCGTGAGCTTTACGAGCAGTTAGGTCAAGAGAAGAATGTAGCTATTCAGTGGTACAACCTAGCTGATTGCTATCGAGAATGGGGCCAATATGAGCAAGCATTGGAGTGTATGAAACAGTGTTTGACAATATGCCAGAAGCTTGATGACCAAACGAAGATAGCTAGTGCCTACTATCAGCTAGGTTGTATCTATAAAGATTGGGAGAAATATGAACAAGCGATTACCTACTACCAACAAAGCCGTGACCTTTACGAGCAGTTATATAAGGATGAGAACGTGGCTAGATGTTGTAGGCAACTTGGTAACAGCCAACGCTTGTTAGCCAAAAATACCCTAGCCAGATCAGAAACCCTTGACTTATTGGCACAGGCTGAGCAAAACATCCGTCAAGCTATCCAACTAGATACCGCGGGCGACTACAAAGAAAATCTAGCCTACGACTACATGACCCTCGGCTTACTCTGGTCAGAACGCCTGCGCTTGTTGCTTGGCGATCACCAATTCCTGCAAGAATTAATTACCCAATTCGAGGAATACTATAACACTGGCTTAAGGTATTTCACCGAACTGGGACAGACAGTGAATCAAGCTGATAAAACTCTCGATATGGCTCGCGCTTATCTGGAAGTCAACGTCCTAGAAGGCCTTGACCGAGCTGAAGAACTAGCTCACAAATCACTCCAAGTTTTTCAGGACTACAACCGCCGGAAGCTCGAAGCAGCAACTCATAAGCTCTTAGGCGAGATATACCTCAGCCACGGCCAGCGTAATCAACCCAGTGCCGAGACAACTGCTTACCAGTTTTTTGCTGAGAGCCTGAAAATCTACCGTGAGCTTGACCTCAATGAAAAAGCCATCGAGGTAGACCAGCTAATGTATCCAGAAAATTATTCCTAA
- a CDS encoding N-6 DNA methylase produces the protein MPRPKSTSSKTNGNGAKSSNGAKLGFEEILWAAADKQRGHMDAAEYKHVVLGLIFLKYISDAFQELYDKLEAQEYADPEDRDEYTAENIFWVPKEARWSFLQSNAKQPTIGQLLDEAMNEIEKANPSLKGVLPKEYGKPALDKRLLGELIDLVGKIGLGDSENRSKDILGGVYEYFLGQFASAEGKRGGQFYTPRCVVQLLVEMIEPYKGRIYDPCFGSGGMFVQSEKFVQAHGGRIGDLSIYGQESNPTTWKLCKMNLAIRGIEGNLGSQNADTFHNDLHKDLKADFILANPPFNMSDWGGERLREDGRWQYGSPHTGNANYAWVQHIIHHLSPNGIAGFVLANGSMSSNQSGEGEIRKAIADADLVDCMVALPGQLFYNTQIPACLWFLARNKRNGKFRDRSGETLFIDGRKLGVLIDRVHRELTENDIARIAQTYHAWRGEQDAGEYQDVPGFCKSANWEEIKAHGYVLTPGRYVGAEEIEDDDEPFEEKMLLLTAKLEEQFALSAKLEAEIRDNLSGLGYGC, from the coding sequence GTGCCACGCCCCAAATCGACAAGTAGTAAGACCAACGGTAACGGTGCAAAGAGCAGTAACGGTGCCAAGTTAGGCTTTGAGGAAATCCTGTGGGCGGCGGCGGATAAGCAGCGGGGTCACATGGACGCGGCGGAATACAAGCACGTTGTCCTGGGGCTAATTTTCCTCAAGTACATTTCTGATGCGTTTCAGGAACTCTACGACAAGTTAGAGGCCCAAGAGTACGCTGACCCTGAAGACCGGGACGAATACACGGCTGAGAATATCTTTTGGGTTCCGAAAGAGGCGCGGTGGTCGTTTTTGCAGAGTAATGCTAAACAGCCCACTATCGGTCAGTTACTCGATGAGGCGATGAATGAGATCGAGAAAGCGAACCCGTCTCTCAAAGGAGTGCTGCCTAAAGAATACGGTAAGCCTGCCCTAGATAAACGGCTGTTGGGAGAACTCATCGACCTGGTAGGGAAAATTGGTCTGGGGGATTCGGAGAACCGTTCTAAGGATATCCTGGGGGGCGTTTACGAATACTTCTTGGGTCAGTTTGCCAGTGCCGAGGGGAAGAGGGGAGGACAGTTTTACACGCCGCGCTGTGTCGTGCAGTTGCTGGTGGAGATGATTGAGCCTTACAAGGGGCGGATTTATGACCCCTGCTTCGGTTCTGGGGGAATGTTTGTCCAGTCAGAAAAGTTTGTCCAGGCGCACGGGGGACGGATTGGCGATTTGTCGATTTACGGACAGGAATCTAACCCGACGACGTGGAAGCTGTGCAAGATGAATCTGGCAATTCGGGGGATTGAGGGGAATCTGGGTTCCCAGAATGCCGATACCTTTCATAATGACTTGCACAAAGACCTGAAGGCTGATTTTATCCTGGCTAACCCCCCGTTCAATATGAGCGATTGGGGAGGGGAACGCCTGCGGGAAGACGGACGCTGGCAGTATGGCTCACCTCATACGGGCAATGCGAACTATGCTTGGGTGCAGCATATTATTCACCATCTCAGCCCGAATGGGATAGCGGGGTTTGTGTTGGCGAATGGGTCGATGAGTTCCAATCAGTCGGGTGAGGGGGAGATTCGCAAAGCGATCGCTGATGCAGATTTAGTAGACTGCATGGTAGCGCTACCGGGGCAGTTGTTCTACAACACCCAGATTCCGGCTTGTTTGTGGTTCTTGGCACGGAATAAGCGGAATGGGAAGTTTCGTGATCGCAGTGGGGAGACGTTATTTATTGATGGGCGGAAGCTGGGGGTGTTGATTGACCGCGTACACCGGGAATTGACCGAGAATGACATAGCCCGGATTGCTCAAACTTACCACGCTTGGCGGGGTGAGCAGGACGCGGGTGAGTATCAGGATGTGCCGGGGTTCTGCAAGAGTGCCAATTGGGAGGAGATTAAGGCTCACGGGTATGTTCTCACGCCGGGGCGGTATGTGGGGGCAGAGGAAATTGAAGATGATGATGAGCCGTTTGAGGAAAAGATGCTGCTGCTGACGGCGAAGTTAGAGGAGCAGTTTGCCCTGAGTGCAAAACTGGAAGCAGAGATTCGAGATAATCTCAGCGGTTTAGGTTATGGGTGCTAA
- a CDS encoding DUF4258 domain-containing protein, with product MDCQNLVFSRHAIQQMFLRRISKGDVQAVVAYGEVIEENPDDTPFPSYLLLDFVEGKPIHVVFSYDESTETGYVVTAYIPNPNLWINNFRNRR from the coding sequence ATGGATTGTCAAAATCTAGTTTTTTCACGTCATGCTATCCAACAGATGTTTCTTCGCCGGATTAGTAAAGGTGACGTGCAAGCTGTTGTTGCTTATGGGGAAGTGATAGAAGAAAATCCAGATGATACGCCGTTTCCTAGTTATCTTTTATTGGATTTTGTAGAGGGTAAGCCGATTCATGTTGTATTTTCCTATGATGAATCTACAGAGACAGGATATGTGGTAACGGCTTATATTCCTAACCCGAATCTTTGGATAAATAACTTTAGAAACCGGAGATAA
- a CDS encoding P-loop NTPase fold protein: protein MSDTKFWKPVYQLFKPEEPLTQAEDLRDFYVQRANSPVEDLINALEMEDDPAKFLLAGHRGSGKSTELRLLQDKLKESYTVIWIDTETALERYNIGYAEVVVLIGQEICRQAIQPGWWSKKDERLLKALEDSLKLVIYSDKKDEVDGLELPEVLKKMGMTLKQGITREMTKSLNIRPVLSEVITKVNDIIKAAEKDRKQKLLVLVDGLDRHDEKTALEMFSSPLLAELDCHIIYAIPISLRYSPSFRQPMQSFQKCLDLTNPSVFECDQNLCPTANPNRVGRDILIKVINKRLARLDASHKGIFNTDALELICEKSGGVIRDLVRLARTACGVALRKNLLYVDLDTAKEAVQEDRKEYNLSDYHFPELDTVHLTGRLTTNTHSLPSKGQFVICDELLQNKFVLGYYDTSRKSWFDINPILSEDLERWQALNPPQNQ from the coding sequence ATGAGTGACACAAAATTTTGGAAGCCGGTTTACCAACTTTTCAAGCCAGAGGAACCACTAACTCAAGCTGAAGATTTGAGAGATTTTTATGTCCAGCGAGCTAACAGTCCTGTAGAGGATTTGATCAATGCGTTAGAGATGGAAGATGATCCTGCCAAGTTTTTATTAGCAGGTCACAGAGGTAGTGGCAAAAGTACAGAACTGCGACTACTGCAAGACAAGTTAAAGGAGAGCTACACCGTTATCTGGATCGATACTGAAACGGCTCTTGAGCGCTATAACATTGGCTATGCTGAGGTTGTGGTACTCATCGGTCAGGAAATTTGTCGCCAAGCGATCCAACCTGGTTGGTGGTCGAAAAAGGATGAACGATTGCTTAAAGCTTTGGAAGACAGCCTAAAATTAGTCATTTATTCAGATAAAAAAGATGAAGTTGATGGGCTTGAGCTTCCAGAAGTGCTGAAGAAGATGGGCATGACTCTCAAGCAGGGAATAACCAGAGAAATGACCAAAAGCCTAAATATCCGTCCTGTGTTGAGTGAAGTTATTACCAAAGTTAACGATATTATCAAAGCAGCAGAGAAAGATAGAAAACAAAAGTTACTGGTACTCGTAGATGGTCTTGATCGCCATGATGAAAAGACCGCTCTGGAAATGTTTTCTAGCCCCCTTCTGGCTGAGTTAGACTGCCACATTATTTATGCAATTCCAATCTCACTCAGATACTCACCCAGCTTTCGCCAGCCGATGCAAAGCTTTCAAAAATGTTTAGATTTGACTAATCCGTCAGTTTTTGAGTGCGATCAAAATTTATGCCCAACTGCAAATCCTAATCGAGTGGGACGAGATATTCTTATCAAGGTGATTAACAAGCGGTTGGCACGGCTAGATGCTAGTCATAAAGGTATATTTAATACTGATGCACTGGAGCTAATTTGCGAAAAGAGTGGTGGAGTTATCAGGGACTTAGTGCGACTAGCTCGGACTGCCTGTGGAGTTGCTTTGAGGAAAAATTTGCTTTATGTGGACTTAGATACCGCTAAGGAAGCTGTACAAGAAGACCGTAAAGAATACAATCTAAGTGACTATCATTTTCCAGAACTGGATACTGTCCATCTTACAGGCCGCTTAACTACTAACACTCACAGCCTACCTAGCAAAGGCCAATTTGTTATTTGTGATGAGCTTTTGCAGAATAAGTTTGTGTTAGGTTACTACGATACCAGTCGGAAATCATGGTTTGATATAAATCCGATTCTCTCGGAGGATTTAGAACGTTGGCAAGCTTTAAATCCTCCACAAAATCAATAG
- a CDS encoding type II toxin-antitoxin system MqsA family antitoxin has translation MRCVICKHGETQSGLVTVTLERDESIVIIKRVPAEVCVNCGEYYLSDVITEQVLERAEVAVSNGAEVEIIRYAA, from the coding sequence ATGAGGTGTGTAATTTGCAAGCATGGAGAAACACAGTCGGGTTTAGTCACTGTGACTTTAGAACGGGATGAAAGCATTGTGATTATTAAGCGAGTACCAGCCGAGGTTTGTGTTAATTGTGGGGAATACTATTTGAGCGATGTGATTACTGAGCAGGTCTTAGAACGGGCTGAGGTGGCTGTTAGTAATGGGGCGGAAGTTGAAATTATCCGCTATGCTGCATAG